A genomic region of Pseudopipra pipra isolate bDixPip1 chromosome W, bDixPip1.hap1, whole genome shotgun sequence contains the following coding sequences:
- the LOC135405966 gene encoding LOW QUALITY PROTEIN: class II histocompatibility antigen, B-L beta chain-like (The sequence of the model RefSeq protein was modified relative to this genomic sequence to represent the inferred CDS: inserted 1 base in 1 codon) — protein sequence MLQRATADLDDQDGIYIRYRVFQCFIREECHFINGTERVRFVARGIYNWEQFMHFDSDVGVFVGDTPIGEKVARKWNSDQERLEYARSLVDMFCRHNYKIITPFIVERRVPPSVSILLVPSSSQLGPGRLLCSGMDFYPAPVQVRWFQDGQELPEHVVATDVVPNGDWTYQVLVMLEXPPRRGVTYSCQVEHVSLEHPLSRHWGTARPPQHRGGNWGRLGGSLGGAGRRFWGC from the exons gggtgttccagtgtttcataaGGGAGGAGTGTCACTTCATTAACGGCACCGAGCGGGTGAGGTTCGTGGCGAGGGGCATCTACAACTGGGAGCAATTCATGCACTTTGACAGCGATGTGGGGGTGTTTGTGGGGGACACCCCGATTGGGGAGAAGGTTGCCAGGAAATGGAACAGCGACCAGGAACGGCTGGAGTACGCACGGTCTTTGGTTGACATGTTCTGCCGGCACAACTACAAGATCATCACCCCGTTCATCGTGGAGAGAAGAG tgccccccagcgtgTCCATCTTGCTGGTGCCGTCGAGCTCCCAGCTCGGCCCCGgccgcctgctctgctccgggatggatttctaccctgcgccggtgcaggtgaggtggttccaggatgggcaggagctgccggagCACGTGGTGGCCACCGACGTGGTCCCCAACGGGGACTGGACCTACCAGGTGCTGGTgatgctgg atcccccccgGCGTGgggtcacctacagctgccaggtggagcacgtcagcctggagcaccccctcagccggcactggggtacggcccggcccccccagcaccggggGGGCAATTGGGGGCgactgggagggagtttggggggtgctgggaggaggttttgggggtgctga